A segment of the Streptomyces sp. ITFR-21 genome:
ACGGCGCCGGGGAGCAGGGGGCGCCAGCGCATGCGTCCGCCGAGCAGGAAGTGCTGGGTCCACCACCACACGGCGGTGTCGACGAGCAGGAGCAGCGGCAGGCCGAGCGGCAGGCCGAGGCCGAAGCCGTTGCGGAGCGGACCCTGCAGGACCAGGACGGCCAGCCAGGCCACGATCCACACGAACCAGCGCCAGACGGCCGGCCTGGCGTCCCCCCTGGGCAGCCGCCAGGCCCGCTCGCAGACCCGGGTCATCGCCCGGCTGGCGGCGGTCGCCGAGAGCAGCACCGCCAGCGAACCGATCGCGCCGGTGGTCTGGCGGGCGGTGTCGGTGTCGGTGTCCGCTGCGGCGTGGCCGCTCGCGAAGAGCTGCCGCAACTGCTCCTCGGAGGCGCCGGAGAGCCCGAAGAGGTCCCGCGCGGAGTCCACCAACTGGTCGCGTACGTCCTCGGGGGTGAGCGCGGCGGCGACGAACATCAGCGGGACGGCGGTCAGGAACAGCTGGGCGGCCAGCCGGGTGGCGGCGTCCAGCAGGTTCACCGTGAGCAGCCGGGCGGTGAGCGCGGTGATCACCGGGAAGCGGCGCTCGGCCGCGCGCCGCAGCGCGGCCTGCCGGCGGCCGAGCCGCCCCCGGGGCGTGACCGGCGGCGACGGCCCGGAGCCGGAGCCGGACGGCGCGGCGGCCATGGCGACCTCCAGGACGGGGCGGCGGCGTACGGGACCCGGTGAACGCATTATGCGTGCTGTGTTGCTTTTGTGGGTGGACGTCCGAGTCCGCGGGTGATCCGGGCCCGGGACCGGATCCCGGGGCGGGGCGGGGCGCGGGCGCGGGCCCGTGGTCGGTGCCGGGGGCCGGGGTGCCGGGGCCCGGGTGCCGCCGGCCTCGGAGGCCGTGCGGCGGCGGGCGGCGGGGCGTCCGTGGCGGTTCCCGCCGGGTCCCGGTTCGCCGGGCCTGCGCGGTTCCAGGGGCTGCCGTGTGGATCTGAGCGGTGTAGCGGGGCCCGGCCGGCACGTCTGCCGCGTTCCGGCCGGTCGGCGACGCGTCACCTCCCTCCTCGGCCTCGCAGCCGCACGCGCCGGACCCCGCTCCGCCTCCGCGGATCCACACGACAGCTCCTCGACGTCCCGCGGGTGGGCGGGACGTCGGTGCCGCGCACCGGCGGCCGTGGGGCGGCGTGTCGCGCTCCTCAGGGCCGCGGCCCGGGGACGTGGAACGCGACGGCGGCGCGGTGCCCCGGCGGGACCAGCACGTCGGTCAGCGACCAGTCGGCCGGCGGGACCGCGGTCGGACCCGAGCCGACGTAGTCCGCCGCCGGGTCGGCGGACAGACCGACGCCGCGGCCCTTGAGGTACGCCTCCTTGCGGGTCCAGACCCTGGTGAACGCCGGCGTGCGCTCGGCCGGGGCGGGCAGGGCCAGCCCGGCCGCCTCCCGGGGGTGCAGTACGTGGGCGGTCTCGGCCACCGTACGCGCCGCCGGGACCGCCTCCACGTCCACCCCGACCGGTGCGGTGGCGAAGGCCAGCAGGCTCAGATCGGCGCAGTGTGACAGCGAGAAGCGCAGCGCGTCGCCCGGGACCACCGGACGGCCGTGCGGGCCGCCGCAGTCGCATGCACGGTGCCCGCTCCACGGACACCTCGCGCGGCGACAGCCCGAGGTACGCCCCGAGCAGCCGGCGCGGTCCCACATGGGCGCACACGTGCGCGTCGCGGTCGGTCCCGTACAGGAACTCCGCAGCGCGGGCCAGCTCCTGTTCGTCCAGCACGGCCGGCGCGTGCCGTGCGGCGTGCGCCCGGTGCGCGGTGGCGTCGACCAGCCACACCTCGGGCGCGTCGGTCAGCGCCGACGTGGGCACCGCCGCCGCGTACGGGGTGCCGAGCGAGGTCGGTATCAGCAGCCCGTCAGGCGGGGAACCGGCCGGGGGCGGGACGGGCGGGGGTCGGGAACAGCGGATGCCTCATGGCTGCCTCACACGGATGCGGGGAGGGGTTCGCGGACGTCGGCGGGTGCGGGGGCCCCGGGGGGCCGGGTGTGCGGTGGCGGGCTGCACGGTGGTCTGGATGGTGGTCTGCCGAGCGGTGGCGGGCCGTGCGGCCGTGGGGGGCGGGGCGGGCCGCCGCGGCCTCGGCGACGTCACGGCCGGGGTGGAACTTCACCCACGTCCGTACCCGGGGGAAGTCGTTCCGCAGGAAGCGCGGTTGCTGCCGGACGATCTCCTCGGTGAAGGTGCCGTGGCTGGCGGAGCGCAGCCGGAAGCCGGTCCCGCCGCCGGTCCCGTCGGTGTCGGTATCGCCGTCGCCCAGCACGTCGCGGACCGCGGACCGCCCGGCCAGCCGCGCCGCTTCGGCCGCGCCGACCACCGTCATCCCGCCGAGCCCCGGCTTCGCGCCCTGCCCTGTCTTCAGCGCGAAGCCGGGCCGGCCGGACTCCAGCAGCGGGCGGCTGCCCGGGTCGCTGTGGACGAGGTTCCAGACCTCGGGGTCGGCGTCCTCGGTGGACTGCTGGACGACCACCCCGCCCACGCCGTCGGCGACTTCTCCGGCGTACGCGGCGATCCTGGCCAGCAGCGCGGAGCGGGTTCCGCCCGCGTCGCCCCGCGCCGGTGGCCGTGCACCGGGACCATGTTCTCGCCGATGACCATCGGGATGCCCAGTCGTGCCGCCCGCCGGCTCGCGGCCACCCCGAGGTCGCGCTGCCCGCCCGGGTGGAGCCGAACGCGATGAGGTAGAGCGGCAGTTCACTGGCGAAGCCGCCGACCGTGGTCCGCAGGTCCACATCGTCGTAGAGCGGCTCGCGGCCCAGTTCGATCAGCTTCTCCAGCCGCCGCGGCACGAACACCGGCGGCGCCAGCCGCGCCAGGTCCAACTCGTCGCCGGGAAGCGGCGCGTGGCCGCCCTCGCGGTACGGGTCCGCGCCGAACAGCTCGGCGCCGTAGGCGCCGGCCGGCGGGAACGCCTCGGCTGTTCCGCGCCGGGCCCGTTCCGCCTGCTCGGGGAAGCCGGCCGCCCGCAGCGCGCTCACGGTGCCACCACCCCGGGGAGCTTCGGGCAGGCGCTGACCTGCCACAGGGCGTCGAGTCCGGTGAGGAAGCGGACCAGCCGCTGCACCCCCATGCCGAAGCCGGCGCTGGACGGGATGCCCTCGCGGGCCAGATCCGGGTACCAGGCGTACTTCGCCGGGCTCGCACCGCTCTCCCGCATCCGGGTGTCGATGGTGGCGTAGTCCGCCTCGCGTTCGCTGCCGCTGACCAGCTCACCGAAGCCGCCGTGTGCGATCAGGTCGAAGTTCCGCAGCACCCCGGGGCGTTCGGGATCCTCCCGGTCGCAGAAGCCGCGTAAGCCCTTCGGGTAGTCGTTGATGAAGAACGGGCGGTCGGCCTCCAGCGAGAGCAGCTTCTCGCCCGCCCAGTCGATCTCGGCGTCGGGGCTCTGCCCGTGTCCCCTGGCGGGCCAGCCGGGCGACCGCCTCCTC
Coding sequences within it:
- a CDS encoding YhjD/YihY/BrkB family envelope integrity protein, giving the protein MRSPGPVRRRPVLEVAMAAAPSGSGSGPSPPVTPRGRLGRRQAALRRAAERRFPVITALTARLLTVNLLDAATRLAAQLFLTAVPLMFVAAALTPEDVRDQLVDSARDLFGLSGASEEQLRQLFASGHAAADTDTDTARQTTGAIGSLAVLLSATAASRAMTRVCERAWRLPRGDARPAVWRWFVWIVAWLAVLVLQGPLRNGFGLGLPLGLPLLLLVDTAVWWWTQHFLLGGRMRWRPLLPGAVLTAVAMAALAVTARVYMPTALNRSVAAYGPLGTVFTLLSWLIAVCAAITFTLTAGAVLAEGPARAPFRDRARRVRSRDR
- a CDS encoding amino acid--tRNA ligase-related protein produces the protein MDWAGEKLLSLEADRPFFINDYPKGLRGFCDREDPERPGVLRNFDLIAHGGFGELVSGSEREADYATIDTRMRESGASPAKYAWYPDLAREGIPSSAGFGMGVQRLVRFLTGLDALWQVSACPKLPGVVAP
- a CDS encoding 4'-phosphopantetheinyl transferase family protein, coding for MVPGDALRFSLSHCADLSLLAFATAPVGVDVEAVPAARTVAETAHVLHPREAAGLALPAPAERTPAFTRVWTRKEAYLKGRGVGLSADPAADYVGSGPTAVPPADWSLTDVLVPPGHRAAVAFHVPGPRP